The nucleotide sequence CGCGGCCTGGACGGGTGCTTCTCCATCGCCTCGGCCGCCACGCACGACGACGAGATCGGGAGCCCCGTGCATCCCGGCACGCGCGGCGTGCTGGAGGCGCAGGGCATCGACTGCTCGGGCAAGACCGCCCGCCGCCTGGGCCGCGCCGATGCCGACAAGTGGGACCTGTTCGTGGGCATGGACGAGGCGAACATGCGCGACCTGCGCCTCCAGCTGGGGCGGGGGGCCGAGGGACGCTGCCGCAAGCTGTTGGAGTTCGCCGGCTCCGACCGCGACGTGGCGGACCCGTGGTACACGGGCGATTTCGACGTCACCTACGACGACGTGCTCGCCGGGTGCACCGGGCTCCTATCCCTCCTCGTCGGCGATGACGCCGAGGGCCGGTGCCCCGGCGGTGCGCGGTTAGGGTAGCGCAGCGCATGGACATCGCCGTCCTCGACTTCATCCAGGCGCACCTGCGCTCGCCGCTCATGGACGCGCTCATGCTCGCGGCCACGCACCTGGGCGACCTTGCGCTCGTGTGGCTTGTCGCGGGCGCCGTGCTGGCGGCCCAGCCGCGGCACCGCCGCTACGGCGTGGCCGTGGTGCTTGCCGTGGCCGCCACGGCGGCGCTCGGCATGCTGGTGCTGAAACCGCTGTTCGGGCGGGTGAGGCCGTTCGAGGCCTACGGCTTCATGGGCCTGCTCGTCCCGCCGCCTGCCGGCGACTCGTTCCCCTCGAACCACTCGATGGTGTCGTTCGCGGCGGCCGCCGCGCTCTGCTGCGTGCCCGGCAGGGGGCGCCTGTCCGTGGCGCTCAAGGTGGCCGGCGTGGCGCTGGCGTGCCTCATCGCCTTCTCGCGCCTGTACCTGTACGTGCACTACCCGAGCGACATCCTCGTGGGCGCCGTGGTCGGCGTGGCCGTGGGCGTGCTGTCGGTCAGGCTCGTGCTGCGGCTCTGGCCCGAGAAGACGCCGTCCTGATCCCGTTCGGACCCCGCGCCGCCACCGTGCGCAAGGCCAATCGGTGAGCGGTAGATACCGTAATCCTGCATGAAACGGGGACCGCGCCCCCGGATTTCCGCATAGGCTCTGCAAGGCCTTCCAGAATTTGCGGTAAACGGTCGGTCAACACCTTTTCCGCTGGTCAGTAAATCGCCTGAAAAGTATTTTGTGCAGATGCACAAAACGATATAATGCAGCCCTCCCGCAAAGCGGGGGGCCTTGCAGGGCCGCATCCCCAAGGGAAGCGCGGAGCCGCACGGGCCGAACGAACGCAATCGTCAAGCGAGCACTCGAGAAAGCAGGTACCCCAATGAGCGGTGACAATGTAGTCCTGGCACGGAACGTGGAGGGCGCGCCCGTAAGCCCCCTGCACGCGCAAACCGCGGCATTCTCCCATTACAACAACCTGTCGGCCCAGCTGCCCCTCGACCCGGAGACCGGCGAGCTGGTCGAAGGCGGCGCCCTGGAGCAGGCCGCCCAGTGCTTCGAGAACCTCGAGGCCGTGGCGGAGGGTATCGGCCACACGCTGGGCGACGTGGCGCGCCTCACCGTGTTCGTGCGCGACATCCGCGACCTGGACGCCGTGGACGAGGCGTTCCGGGCCTACTTCCCGACCTACGTGCCCGCCCGCACGAACCTTGCCGTGGCGGCGCTGCCCCTGGATGCGCTCGTGCAGGTGGAGGCGCTCCTCACCAACGGCGAGGGCACCATCCCCGACGCGCCCCAGGCCGGCGACCTCGTGAAGTACGTGAACAACACGCACAACGCGCCCTACGACGCCCTGTCCTCGCAGACCGTGGCCTTCTCGCACTACAACAACATCTCCGCCCAGCTGCCCCTCGACCCCGCGTCGAACCAGATCGTGGTCGGCGGCGTCGCGGAGCAGGCCGCCCAGTGCCTCAAGAACATCAAGGCCGTCCTCACGAGCGTCGACGTGCCCTTCGACGACATCGTCAAGATCACCGTCTTCCTGAAGGACCTGGCCGACATCGACGCCGTCGACGAGGTGTACACGCGCTTCTTCCCGGATTCGGGCATCGCGCGCGCCGTGGGCTACCTGCCTGCCCGCACGGTCGTCGAGGTCGCCGACCTGCC is from Gordonibacter urolithinfaciens and encodes:
- a CDS encoding low molecular weight protein-tyrosine-phosphatase produces the protein MTAPFRILFVCHGNICRSPMAEFVMKDLVERRGLDGCFSIASAATHDDEIGSPVHPGTRGVLEAQGIDCSGKTARRLGRADADKWDLFVGMDEANMRDLRLQLGRGAEGRCRKLLEFAGSDRDVADPWYTGDFDVTYDDVLAGCTGLLSLLVGDDAEGRCPGGARLG
- a CDS encoding phosphatase PAP2 family protein, whose amino-acid sequence is MDIAVLDFIQAHLRSPLMDALMLAATHLGDLALVWLVAGAVLAAQPRHRRYGVAVVLAVAATAALGMLVLKPLFGRVRPFEAYGFMGLLVPPPAGDSFPSNHSMVSFAAAAALCCVPGRGRLSVALKVAGVALACLIAFSRLYLYVHYPSDILVGAVVGVAVGVLSVRLVLRLWPEKTPS
- a CDS encoding RidA family protein; this encodes MSGDNVVLARNVEGAPVSPLHAQTAAFSHYNNLSAQLPLDPETGELVEGGALEQAAQCFENLEAVAEGIGHTLGDVARLTVFVRDIRDLDAVDEAFRAYFPTYVPARTNLAVAALPLDALVQVEALLTNGEGTIPDAPQAGDLVKYVNNTHNAPYDALSSQTVAFSHYNNISAQLPLDPASNQIVVGGVAEQAAQCLKNIKAVLTSVDVPFDDIVKITVFLKDLADIDAVDEVYTRFFPDSGIARAVGYLPARTVVEVADLPLHALVQIEAVVSHGDGTPPQEVEARHGLIIEANNTDAAPVSALSTQSVAFSHYNNISAQLGVDAATGELVAGGVAEQAEQACKNIQAIIENVEHTMADAVKVNVYLRDLADLAAVEDVCARCFPGTPAFRAVGTSALPMDALVMIDAIFGNAEGTPPVA